AAGTTCGTAGTACTCATCGATCATCGCCTTGAACTTCTTTCTGTCCAGGCTCTTGTTCCTTACGATATCCAGACCTGATGGTGTCTTCTCGTCAAAGTATCTGTCAACAAGCCAGTCATCATCACGCTTGAGTCCTTCCCTCAAGTTGAACAGCCGCTCGAGGGTATATGCTCTGTCCGCAATATTCCAGATCTTCTGGGGAGTCATTCTCAAGCCTGTGTTGTAGTAGAGGAGTTTAGAAAAGTGATCAAAGCTGAGCATGTTCGGGCTTAGAAAGACTGTATGGAATTTACATATCCCCAGGCAGTCGACAGCCATGTACAGCATCTCCTGCCACTGCACCATTCGCGCTTTGCCCTCATAAGACGTGTAGTCGGAGGTGAGCGGACCATCATACTGCGTTGGGTTAGAGAAGATTTTCCTCAACACCGGCTCTGGCAGGTGGTAAAGGTCTATCGCGGGCCTACTCCTCAGATGATCTGAGCCCCTGGATGCAGTCGCAATGCCAAGTGCCAGAGATGGGGTCATTCGCTCGTCGGAATGCAAATTGCTCATCCCTTTCACCTGGATTAGATACTTTTCCGACTCTTTTCCTATTCTCTTTGCGGCGCCAAGAGGGCCTTCTGCAAGAACATCTCCCAGGTCCTTTCTCAGCGCAATCCGCTCTATCATCTCCAACACCGCGGCATTATTTCCGAACTCCAGCTTCAGGCCATTTGTATCTCTCTCGCTGATTATCCCTTTTTGGAAGAGTTCCATTGCCCAGGCGATCAAACTGCCCGTTTCCAGAGTGTCCAGGCCATAGTAGTTCGCAAGGTGGTTACCTGAAAGAACCGTGTTGAAGTCTTTGCAGCCCACCTCTGCACCCCAAGCTCCTTGAGAAGTGTACTCAGGTCCTTCACTGAAAGTCCCCTTGTATGGTCCTTCCCTTATTACGTATCTGTGCCGGCAGTGGAGTTCGCAGCCGAAGCAGCCTGACGTCCCGATGGAAGCCTCCTCGATATTCTCGCACTCTAGACCCTCACTGTCCGGGAACTGGTTATCCTGGAAATTCCTTACTCTTATCAATCCAGTGGAGTTGGTTACTCCGTATATGAACATCGTTCCCCATCGTTGCATTATTCTTCCGAACTTTGTGGATACGAGCGCCTTTACTACTTCATTATTGTATTTCAGAGCTTCCTCAGGATGAGCTATCTTAACATCCATCGTACCCCTGACCGCAATTGCCTTCAGGTTCTTGGAGCCCATCACGGCACCCATACCCGTTCTTCCGCCAGCATTTTTCCTTCCGGTCCTCACGTTTGCGAACCTGACAAGATTCTCTCCAGCTTGCCCGATGCACATTATCTGGATTTCCTCATCCCTCAGTTCTTCTCTGAGTGAATCCTGGGTGTCATAGCTGTTCATACCCCATAGATGACTTGCATCCCGCACCTCTATGCTTCCATTGTTTATCCACAGATAGACAGGGTTCTTGGCCCTGCCCTTGATTACGAGATGATCAAACCCTGCCCATCTCAGTTCAGGACCAAAGAAGCCGCCCATGTTTGACGAACCGAGGAAACCTGTCAGGGGCGAACGTGCGGCCACATGGCATCT
This genomic interval from candidate division TA06 bacterium contains the following:
- a CDS encoding aldehyde ferredoxin oxidoreductase, with the protein product MPFDKKIAYIDLTSGKVEVKPIPPELRELYLGGRGLDVYLLYNHLKAGTNPLSPRNVMVVSAGFLGATLASASARCHVAARSPLTGFLGSSNMGGFFGPELRWAGFDHLVIKGRAKNPVYLWINNGSIEVRDASHLWGMNSYDTQDSLREELRDEEIQIMCIGQAGENLVRFANVRTGRKNAGGRTGMGAVMGSKNLKAIAVRGTMDVKIAHPEEALKYNNEVVKALVSTKFGRIMQRWGTMFIYGVTNSTGLIRVRNFQDNQFPDSEGLECENIEEASIGTSGCFGCELHCRHRYVIREGPYKGTFSEGPEYTSQGAWGAEVGCKDFNTVLSGNHLANYYGLDTLETGSLIAWAMELFQKGIISERDTNGLKLEFGNNAAVLEMIERIALRKDLGDVLAEGPLGAAKRIGKESEKYLIQVKGMSNLHSDERMTPSLALGIATASRGSDHLRSRPAIDLYHLPEPVLRKIFSNPTQYDGPLTSDYTSYEGKARMVQWQEMLYMAVDCLGICKFHTVFLSPNMLSFDHFSKLLYYNTGLRMTPQKIWNIADRAYTLERLFNLREGLKRDDDWLVDRYFDEKTPSGLDIVRNKSLDRKKFKAMIDEYYELHGWDKKGVPTTKTLEELGLDKEPSHML